A genomic segment from Thermostichus lividus PCC 6715 encodes:
- a CDS encoding DUF928 domain-containing protein, whose amino-acid sequence MSIKLIALPFSLAMVLMGAIAQASWANYRPPANIGKPGNREGAATRIARPTLLRESTGGTDSCIVEPQQTVVALVPKDNNGLSSTPSPTLYSYVPANTGATLTLTLLDTQGTELYSQQRPAPTTAGIIGWPLANVSLKDGVDYQWQLTLTCSNGTTAVKTASWLRPMAPSPQQQRNLQAATDAAGAFAAAGYWYDALNQLAQERLAQPQDAALKQKWQALLQSPAVQLPQLVNEPVLAFPPQP is encoded by the coding sequence ATGAGCATAAAGCTAATTGCCCTTCCCTTCAGTTTGGCTATGGTGCTAATGGGGGCGATCGCCCAAGCGTCGTGGGCGAATTACCGTCCTCCTGCAAACATTGGCAAGCCCGGTAATCGTGAAGGGGCCGCCACCCGCATTGCCCGTCCGACCCTACTGCGCGAAAGTACAGGTGGTACCGACAGTTGTATTGTGGAACCGCAGCAAACCGTGGTGGCGCTGGTGCCAAAGGATAATAATGGCCTCAGTAGTACCCCCTCGCCAACCCTCTATAGCTATGTCCCCGCCAATACTGGTGCAACCCTCACCCTCACCCTCCTAGATACCCAAGGAACAGAGCTATACAGCCAGCAACGCCCTGCCCCCACTACCGCTGGCATTATTGGTTGGCCGCTGGCAAATGTGTCCCTCAAGGATGGCGTGGACTACCAATGGCAACTGACCCTCACCTGTAGTAACGGCACCACTGCCGTGAAAACAGCCAGTTGGCTGCGTCCTATGGCTCCTAGCCCTCAGCAACAACGGAATCTGCAAGCCGCTACTGACGCTGCGGGGGCATTTGCTGCCGCTGGTTACTGGTACGATGCCCTCAATCAACTGGCTCAGGAACGCCTCGCCCAACCGCAGGATGCCGCCCTGAAGCAAAAATGGCAAGCCTTGCTGCAGTCCCCAGCGGTGCAGTTACCCCAGCTTGTCAATGAACCGGTGCTGGCATTTCCACCCCAACCTTAA
- a CDS encoding metallophosphoesterase family protein — MPRFLHVADVHLGFNKYRQENPARTLDFFTAFDSSIERYALQESVDFVVIAGDLFEERLITPGILNQAECVLEKLKDADIPVLAIEGNHDNCPYGVKTNWLRYLCERGYLYLLEPDDTGSLQPWDAELARGGYIDLPCGVRVIGSQWYGASAPQAIKHLASQIQALPPAPGTTIMLFHHGLEGQIARYQGALRYNDLLPLRQVGVDYLALGHIHRFYTVENWIFNPGSVEANSIAENQEQTPRGVLLVTIDNGQITADLKRDYWQRSIHRYRLKLTPNDTAANVKVKLQTLLEQHQSVLPEAIVEVRLEGNVGFERSELGVRSLQQQLQDQSGAFIFRLVFAAAPVNYQSYQGELGEVPQRATIEQQVFADLLASVAEYREQAEPLAQELMHLKAQLLDGSSSIDDLYDRLGSVIPPKA; from the coding sequence ATGCCCCGCTTTCTCCATGTGGCCGATGTTCATCTGGGGTTTAACAAGTACCGACAGGAGAACCCCGCTCGCACGCTGGATTTTTTCACGGCCTTTGACAGCAGCATTGAGCGCTATGCCCTGCAGGAGTCGGTCGATTTTGTCGTAATTGCCGGGGATTTGTTTGAGGAGCGGTTGATTACGCCAGGGATCCTCAACCAAGCGGAGTGCGTCCTAGAGAAACTCAAAGATGCTGATATTCCTGTGCTGGCCATTGAAGGTAACCACGATAACTGCCCCTACGGTGTAAAAACCAATTGGCTGCGTTACCTGTGTGAACGAGGGTATTTGTATCTGCTCGAACCCGATGACACGGGCAGCCTGCAACCTTGGGATGCCGAATTGGCACGGGGGGGCTACATTGATCTGCCCTGCGGGGTGCGGGTGATTGGCTCGCAGTGGTACGGTGCCAGTGCGCCGCAAGCCATTAAGCACTTAGCCAGCCAAATTCAAGCCCTGCCCCCAGCGCCGGGAACCACTATTATGCTGTTTCACCATGGCCTCGAAGGCCAGATTGCGCGCTACCAAGGGGCATTGCGCTACAACGATCTCCTGCCGCTGCGGCAGGTGGGGGTGGATTATTTGGCGCTAGGACATATCCACCGCTTTTACACCGTTGAAAATTGGATTTTTAACCCCGGCTCTGTCGAAGCCAACTCCATTGCCGAGAATCAAGAACAAACCCCCCGGGGGGTGCTCTTGGTAACGATTGACAATGGGCAGATCACGGCAGACTTAAAACGGGACTATTGGCAACGGTCGATTCACCGCTATCGTTTGAAGCTAACCCCCAATGACACCGCAGCCAACGTTAAGGTGAAACTACAGACTTTGCTAGAGCAACACCAATCTGTACTGCCAGAGGCAATTGTCGAAGTACGCCTCGAGGGGAATGTGGGCTTTGAGCGCAGTGAACTCGGGGTGCGATCGCTCCAGCAACAATTACAGGATCAATCGGGTGCCTTTATTTTCCGGCTCGTGTTTGCTGCTGCCCCTGTGAACTACCAGAGCTATCAAGGGGAGCTAGGAGAGGTGCCCCAACGCGCCACTATTGAGCAACAGGTCTTTGCCGATCTGCTCGCCAGTGTGGCGGAGTACCGCGAGCAGGCCGAACCCCTTGCCCAGGAATTAATGCACCTCAAAGCCCAGCTTCTTGATGGCAGCAGTAGCATTGATGATCTCTACGATCGCCTTGGCAGCGTTATCCCTCCCAAGGCTTAA